In bacterium, one genomic interval encodes:
- a CDS encoding zf-HC2 domain-containing protein produces MKCVEIQTQLDMLLDGELAAGDEDVVFAHLATCKECRTYISTMTQAKAAMRGDQIEPPVSLDHKVSEIFESHSRTRTRPIWLTRVAVPLPIVAAALLCLVALTVLLLREEPDPTERQAVSGKLVATERVEYLYVMPAVEVVGSDQIK; encoded by the coding sequence ATGAAGTGCGTTGAGATACAAACACAGTTGGATATGCTGCTGGACGGGGAGCTTGCGGCGGGGGATGAAGATGTTGTCTTTGCTCACCTGGCGACATGCAAGGAATGTCGGACGTATATCAGTACCATGACCCAGGCTAAGGCGGCCATGCGAGGTGATCAGATAGAACCGCCGGTCAGCCTTGATCACAAAGTGTCGGAGATATTCGAATCACATTCCAGAACAAGAACACGACCGATCTGGCTTACCCGGGTGGCGGTACCGCTTCCGATCGTTGCGGCCGCACTGCTCTGCCTGGTGGCTCTCACTGTTTTGCTGTTGAGAGAAGAACCAGATCCGACCGAAAGACAAGCTGTTTCCGGGAAACTAGTCGCAACTGAGCGAGTGGAATACCTCTATGTGATGCCGGCTGTCGAGGTCGTTGGCTCGGATCAGATAAAATGA
- a CDS encoding RNA polymerase sigma factor, whose protein sequence is MERSNAELLLAVHDGDRRAFEEIYHRNKRRLYGYCLRMLGDSDTAEDVVQHVFLTLLQRQQQIREPESLAGWLLTVAGHRCHRILEERGRVAPLESERNDIQLADPENQSPEIGSNLARVVEGGLRRLSPEMREVIILREYQDMSYRSISEVTGVSEATVRFRLHQARKKLCELLRSDMRKEERHEVR, encoded by the coding sequence ATGGAGCGGTCGAACGCTGAACTCCTCCTCGCCGTGCACGATGGTGACCGCCGGGCATTCGAGGAGATCTACCACCGCAACAAACGAAGGCTGTACGGTTACTGCCTGCGAATGTTGGGGGATAGCGATACGGCGGAAGATGTGGTCCAGCACGTCTTTCTCACCCTGTTACAGCGCCAGCAACAGATCAGGGAGCCGGAAAGTCTGGCCGGGTGGTTGCTGACGGTGGCGGGGCATCGGTGCCATCGGATACTGGAGGAGCGTGGGAGAGTGGCACCGCTGGAGTCGGAGAGGAATGACATCCAATTGGCAGATCCGGAAAATCAGTCTCCCGAGATCGGTTCAAACCTTGCGCGAGTGGTGGAAGGGGGGCTGAGACGACTTTCTCCGGAAATGCGGGAAGTGATCATCTTGAGAGAATATCAGGATATGTCCTACCGGTCGATCTCCGAAGTGACCGGGGTGAGTGAAGCCACGGTCAGATTCAGACTCCACCAGGCACGCAAGAAGCTGTGCGAGCTGTTGAGATCGGACATGAGAAAGGAGGAGCGCCATGAAGTGCGTTGA
- a CDS encoding slipin family protein, whose product MEGPNLSFLPVAIAAFFVLMLLFNMLKILREYERGVIFRLGRLIGAKGPGLIILIPIIDKMMRIDLRTITYDVPPQDVITRDNVSIKVNAVLYFQVVDPNKAVVSVANFFEATNQIAQTTLRSVLGQVELDDLLANREKINVELQKIIDGQTEPWGVKVSVVEVKNVDLAPEMTRAMARQAEAERERRSKVIHAEGEFQASQKLADAANVMSTAPNAMQLRYLQTLVEVSAEKNSTLIFPVPIDLLGAFKDYLTGNTPKK is encoded by the coding sequence ATGGAAGGACCAAATCTTAGTTTTCTGCCGGTGGCAATAGCCGCCTTCTTCGTGTTGATGCTTCTGTTCAACATGCTCAAGATTCTGCGTGAATATGAACGAGGAGTCATTTTCCGTCTCGGGCGACTGATCGGCGCCAAGGGGCCGGGGCTGATCATCCTGATCCCGATCATCGATAAAATGATGCGGATCGATCTCAGGACGATCACGTATGATGTCCCGCCACAGGATGTCATCACGCGCGACAACGTTTCGATCAAAGTCAACGCGGTGCTTTATTTCCAGGTGGTCGACCCCAATAAGGCGGTGGTTTCGGTGGCGAATTTCTTTGAAGCGACCAACCAGATCGCTCAGACGACTCTTCGCTCGGTGCTTGGTCAGGTCGAGTTGGATGACCTTCTGGCCAACCGCGAAAAGATCAATGTCGAACTGCAGAAGATCATCGATGGTCAGACTGAACCATGGGGAGTCAAGGTTTCCGTGGTCGAGGTCAAAAATGTCGATCTGGCGCCGGAAATGACCCGTGCGATGGCTCGTCAGGCAGAGGCTGAGCGCGAACGCCGCTCGAAAGTCATCCATGCCGAGGGTGAATTCCAGGCTTCGCAAAAGCTGGCGGATGCGGCCAACGTAATGTCGACTGCGCCAAATGCGATGCAGTTGCGTTACCTGCAGACGCTGGTTGAAGTATCTGCCGAGAAGAACAGCACGCTAATCTTCCCGGTCCCGATTGATCTGTTAGGGGCATTTAAGGACTATCTGACGGGGAACACGCCGAAGAAATAG
- a CDS encoding nodulation protein NfeD, which produces MKQKLLLILFGFLILGPIISFSLKLIIAEPVNAQPGYYAPIESVLTQVDSSIRKSDDSARATRPGIDSLIRSGGSSVVIRLDIDGTIGAVTDDRIEDAIEKAVKENASLLVIYLDTPGGFTKPTWSITKRFLNSPVPICIYIAPSGARAGSAGVYMTYAAHFAAMAPSTNIGAAHPVAGGGQEVDSIMNEKITNDAAAQIKGFADKRGRNATWAEQAVRQSVSITDKEALDSNVIDIRAENYEDLLRQINGRETELPSGKVTMNLTNVRTETIKISFAYKLLELLTQPDIAFILFSIGGLGIVLELYNPGSILPGVVGVIALILAFYSFQTLPINWAGAALIVLAIILFIAEIKVVSHGLLTVGGVIALFLGGLMLIDAVDPSLRVSKSILITVVSLIGITMAAAFYVVYKARMAKPFSGQSAMIGRQGTMHSDGFVYIEGALWKVTADEALNIGDKVEVVAVESLTLKVRKHIS; this is translated from the coding sequence ATGAAACAAAAACTTCTCCTGATCTTATTCGGATTTCTTATTTTAGGCCCCATCATATCGTTTTCACTCAAGCTGATCATTGCCGAACCGGTCAATGCACAGCCGGGGTATTATGCGCCTATCGAGTCTGTCCTGACGCAGGTCGATTCATCGATCCGGAAATCAGATGACAGCGCCAGAGCAACTCGTCCAGGGATTGATTCGCTCATTCGCAGCGGCGGTTCTTCGGTCGTGATCCGATTGGACATTGACGGCACTATCGGTGCGGTGACGGATGATCGAATCGAAGATGCAATCGAGAAAGCGGTAAAAGAGAATGCTTCGCTATTGGTGATCTATCTCGATACGCCGGGCGGATTCACCAAGCCGACCTGGTCGATTACCAAGCGATTCCTCAATAGCCCGGTACCGATCTGTATCTACATAGCGCCATCGGGCGCGCGGGCGGGGTCGGCCGGAGTTTACATGACCTATGCGGCGCATTTTGCGGCAATGGCTCCATCGACCAATATCGGCGCGGCACATCCGGTAGCAGGAGGCGGCCAGGAGGTCGACTCCATCATGAATGAGAAGATCACCAATGATGCGGCGGCCCAGATCAAAGGATTCGCCGACAAGCGCGGCCGCAATGCAACCTGGGCAGAGCAGGCGGTGAGGCAGTCGGTTTCGATCACCGACAAAGAAGCGCTGGATTCGAATGTGATCGATATTCGGGCTGAGAACTATGAAGACTTGCTTCGCCAGATCAATGGCCGCGAGACCGAGCTTCCGTCCGGCAAGGTGACGATGAACCTCACCAATGTGCGGACCGAAACGATAAAGATCTCATTTGCCTATAAACTTCTCGAGCTGCTGACCCAGCCGGATATCGCCTTTATTCTTTTCTCGATTGGTGGGCTGGGGATCGTGCTGGAATTGTACAATCCCGGGTCAATCCTGCCGGGTGTAGTTGGCGTGATCGCGCTGATTCTCGCGTTTTATTCGTTCCAGACGCTCCCGATCAATTGGGCAGGCGCTGCGCTGATTGTACTGGCGATCATCTTGTTTATCGCGGAGATCAAAGTGGTCAGTCATGGGCTATTGACGGTCGGGGGAGTGATAGCTCTCTTCCTTGGGGGGCTGATGCTGATCGATGCAGTCGATCCGAGCCTTCGGGTCTCCAAATCGATCCTCATCACCGTGGTGTCACTGATAGGCATCACGATGGCGGCGGCGTTTTATGTCGTCTACAAGGCGCGGATGGCCAAACCATTCTCAGGACAGTCTGCGATGATCGGACGACAGGGGACAATGCACAGCGATGGATTCGTCTATATAGAAGGTGCACTCTGGAAAGTGACCGCTGACGAAGCCCTAAATATCGGTGACAAAGTTGAAGTAGTGGCGGTGGAAAGTCTTACTCTGAAAGTTCGCAAGCATATTTCATAA
- a CDS encoding amidohydrolase, whose translation MTTKMLFYNGRIHIQADYQVVDSMAISRDRIIAVGNSLEKDPDFRSYARVNLKGKTIVPGLVDAHTHFYYFALSLGRVQLDGLPTIEKCLARIKEYSAKQPKGEWIVGDGYSPDRFTKRVEPDREMLDAVTGGRPAFIFSKDMHSAWVNSKALEIAGIGPKTQNPEGGTIERHADGLPSGILRENRGYDPVWQKIGKPSRKEVDRRYQQALDYAYRKGVTGIHSFDGPDGYQYYMELAAAGKIGLRINYYPGAALLPQLVRNKVYYGMGTPFFRIAGVKIFADGALGSQTALCFKKYIGSKNNYGIEVTSTKEMVKLIREARRLNLPAAVHAIGDKAVSNVLDAFASIPLPDFGARNRIEHLQLVRRSDIARVKRLRVVASMQPSHCPSDIGIVRKYWGERGKDAYVFRTLIDKGIDLAFGSDAPIEPLDPLAGIAAAVRRARQGSTDRLYPEQKITAAEALYRFTVGPAIACGQEHERGYLLPGYPADFTVLADDPTRIAASKLYDLAVEATVLDGKLVYSRSGKDWR comes from the coding sequence TTGACAACGAAGATGCTTTTCTATAACGGCCGCATTCATATTCAGGCCGACTACCAGGTCGTTGATTCGATGGCCATTTCACGGGATCGGATCATAGCGGTTGGGAATTCGCTGGAGAAGGATCCGGATTTTCGGAGTTATGCTCGTGTAAATCTAAAGGGGAAAACGATCGTTCCGGGTCTCGTGGATGCCCACACGCACTTCTATTATTTTGCGCTTTCGCTGGGTCGGGTACAACTGGATGGTCTGCCTACGATTGAGAAGTGTCTCGCCCGAATCAAAGAGTATTCAGCCAAACAGCCTAAAGGAGAGTGGATAGTTGGCGACGGCTATTCTCCCGATCGGTTCACCAAGCGGGTCGAGCCGGACCGCGAGATGCTCGATGCGGTCACGGGAGGACGACCGGCGTTTATATTTTCCAAAGATATGCACTCGGCTTGGGTGAACAGCAAAGCGCTCGAAATCGCCGGGATCGGCCCTAAGACGCAAAATCCTGAGGGTGGGACGATAGAGCGACACGCCGATGGTTTGCCCAGTGGTATTTTGCGTGAAAACAGAGGCTACGATCCGGTCTGGCAGAAGATCGGAAAGCCATCGCGCAAGGAGGTTGACCGTCGCTATCAGCAGGCCCTCGACTACGCCTATCGCAAAGGAGTGACAGGGATACATTCTTTCGATGGACCGGATGGGTACCAGTATTATATGGAGCTTGCGGCGGCAGGGAAAATCGGTCTCCGCATCAACTACTATCCCGGTGCGGCACTCTTGCCACAGCTTGTGCGCAACAAAGTGTACTACGGGATGGGGACGCCGTTTTTCCGAATTGCCGGGGTAAAGATATTTGCTGATGGCGCACTGGGGAGCCAGACCGCCCTGTGCTTCAAAAAGTATATCGGTTCAAAAAACAACTATGGCATCGAAGTTACCTCGACCAAAGAGATGGTGAAGTTGATCCGTGAAGCTCGTCGTCTGAATTTACCTGCGGCAGTGCATGCGATCGGCGACAAGGCAGTGTCGAATGTGCTCGATGCGTTTGCATCAATTCCTCTTCCGGACTTCGGCGCACGCAACCGGATAGAACATCTGCAATTGGTTCGACGATCGGATATTGCACGAGTGAAGAGATTGCGAGTGGTAGCATCGATGCAGCCATCACACTGCCCATCAGATATTGGAATAGTCCGCAAATACTGGGGAGAGCGTGGCAAGGATGCGTATGTTTTTCGCACACTGATTGACAAGGGGATCGACCTGGCGTTTGGGTCCGATGCGCCTATTGAACCGCTTGACCCGCTGGCGGGGATTGCGGCAGCGGTGCGAAGGGCTCGTCAAGGGTCAACAGACAGACTCTATCCGGAGCAGAAGATAACTGCGGCGGAAGCGCTCTATCGGTTTACTGTCGGGCCTGCGATCGCATGCGGTCAGGAACATGAGCGCGGGTATCTGTTGCCCGGTTACCCGGCAGATTTTACCGTCCTGGCGGATGATCCAACCCGCATAGCAGCATCGAAGTTGTACGATCTGGCAGTCGAGGCTACGGTCCTTGACGGCAAGCTGGTATACTCAAGATCGGGCAAGGATTGGCGATAA
- the selB gene encoding selenocysteine-specific translation elongation factor: MLVIGTAGHIDHGKSSIVKRLTGTDPDRLPEEQARGMTIDLGFAFYQTPDNQSIAFVDVPGHERFVKNMIAGAGGIDAVMLVIAADDGWMPQSEEHFQIVKLLGVKYGMVALNKCDLVEEDWLELLEKEIRSRLSGSFLSSAPIFRLSATTGAGFELLKTHLNTLPGIVSSRKDIGKARLFVDRTFVRQGIGGVVTGTLRGGALSVGQTVSVWPGSGQAKIRSLQSHNEDVGVVNPGSRTAVSLTGTDRSELVRGGVISDRLDLTFFKDHPVLALSVQTLPTAPVPIEDRRRVLMIVGTTEVEGEIRLFDQEAILPGEEGIAFFRPDEPVYGLVFDRLILRLPTPMVTLGGGMILDHLAVFPRRKELTRLHYLQTRRAGTANSLVLSELAKRILAPAETFLREADISEAEASQELVVLAAEGKVARFQNWWYQVDLLKREVASLKESIAQFLKDQPHLKGITIGQLVDRLDHDQSTVELLTTYLTATGEMTRVSDFYDIVGRGVTLKGMYKEAHDKIIAALTGEPYAPPTLQSFASQGKHYQEAIRYIIESREAHKCGAEFLIIHEVWREVVQFVRERLNSVGSFAVTDLRDRFGFSRKYAIPILEEADRLKLTERQGDLRIKGAQFDNEDAFL; the protein is encoded by the coding sequence ATGCTGGTGATCGGCACAGCAGGGCATATCGACCACGGCAAGTCCTCGATTGTCAAGCGACTGACCGGCACCGATCCCGACCGCTTACCCGAAGAGCAAGCTCGCGGGATGACAATCGACCTCGGTTTTGCCTTCTACCAAACCCCTGACAATCAGAGTATCGCTTTTGTTGATGTGCCGGGGCACGAGCGATTCGTCAAGAATATGATCGCCGGGGCAGGGGGGATCGACGCCGTAATGCTGGTCATTGCCGCTGATGATGGGTGGATGCCACAAAGCGAAGAGCACTTTCAGATCGTCAAGCTATTAGGAGTCAAATATGGGATGGTCGCCCTGAACAAGTGCGATCTGGTGGAAGAAGATTGGCTTGAGTTACTCGAGAAGGAGATTCGGTCTCGGCTGTCCGGGTCCTTTCTTTCCAGCGCACCGATCTTCCGGCTCTCCGCCACTACCGGAGCAGGATTTGAACTCCTCAAAACACATCTTAACACGCTTCCCGGTATAGTCTCCTCTCGTAAGGATATCGGCAAGGCAAGACTTTTTGTGGATAGGACATTTGTTCGACAGGGTATAGGGGGAGTAGTGACAGGGACGCTCAGGGGAGGGGCGCTGTCGGTTGGACAGACCGTCTCAGTCTGGCCGGGATCTGGGCAAGCGAAAATTCGCTCGTTGCAGTCTCACAATGAAGATGTTGGCGTGGTTAATCCTGGCTCACGAACCGCGGTCTCGTTGACAGGGACCGATCGGTCTGAGCTCGTGCGCGGTGGAGTGATCTCCGATCGCCTTGACCTTACGTTTTTCAAGGATCATCCGGTCTTAGCTCTTTCGGTGCAGACCCTTCCCACTGCGCCGGTGCCGATCGAAGATCGTCGGCGAGTGCTGATGATTGTCGGGACAACAGAAGTTGAAGGGGAGATCCGGCTGTTTGATCAGGAAGCGATCCTTCCGGGAGAGGAGGGGATCGCGTTCTTTCGACCAGACGAACCAGTTTACGGCCTGGTGTTTGATCGCTTGATCCTGCGTCTTCCTACACCGATGGTGACGCTGGGAGGCGGGATGATACTCGATCATCTGGCAGTTTTCCCGCGCAGGAAAGAACTCACTCGCTTGCACTACCTCCAGACAAGAAGAGCCGGGACAGCGAATAGTCTGGTGCTTTCAGAGTTAGCCAAGCGGATCCTTGCACCCGCCGAGACGTTTCTACGGGAAGCAGATATCTCTGAAGCAGAAGCCTCACAGGAACTGGTTGTGCTGGCGGCGGAAGGAAAAGTGGCTCGCTTTCAGAATTGGTGGTACCAGGTAGATCTGTTGAAGCGCGAGGTAGCGAGCCTCAAAGAGTCGATTGCGCAGTTCCTGAAAGATCAGCCACACCTGAAAGGGATCACCATAGGTCAATTGGTTGATCGTCTGGATCACGATCAGTCGACTGTGGAGTTGTTGACGACTTACCTGACAGCAACCGGCGAAATGACCCGAGTCTCCGATTTTTATGATATCGTCGGTCGAGGTGTGACCCTGAAAGGGATGTACAAAGAGGCGCATGATAAGATCATTGCGGCATTGACCGGCGAGCCATATGCGCCGCCTACACTGCAGTCGTTTGCATCACAGGGGAAACACTATCAGGAAGCGATCCGTTATATCATCGAATCGCGTGAAGCACACAAATGTGGCGCCGAGTTCTTGATCATACATGAGGTCTGGCGAGAGGTCGTTCAATTCGTCAGGGAGCGACTGAATAGCGTCGGATCGTTCGCCGTGACAGACCTTCGAGATCGTTTCGGTTTCAGCCGGAAATATGCGATCCCGATCCTCGAAGAAGCGGACCGACTCAAATTGACCGAACGGCAGGGAGATCTGCGTATCAAGGGAGCACAATTTGACAACGAAGATGCTTTTCTATAA
- the selA gene encoding L-seryl-tRNA(Sec) selenium transferase, with translation MAEAMIQQPRDFPAIEEILQSERLANAIAGLPRPVASTIIKQTVAALKEKLIESKKPISVDAMFKEIDKALAVAKGAEIRRVINATGILVHTNLGRAPFPDAVFAQLKETLTGYCNVEFDLRTGARGDRGEGCERYLAELSEAEAGTIVNNCAAALFLILNSLANRKNVLISRGELVQIGGGFRIPDILKRAGAKLVEVGTTNITTVADYASHIDDQTALILKVHKSNFVQSGFSEEVPLRELVTLGKQKNIPVVNDLGSGVFVDTYSIMGYAEPTVQQSVRSGADLTCFSGDKLLGGVQAGLIVGRASLIKSVKKNPLFRTMRVDKVVFAVVERLLATYLNGTQATDIPLWQFLAVPDAELYQRGKSLVRDVGNPAGVSVEASKVFLGGGALPEKEIPSVAVCFSKEHKAERLLVAFRRNDPPIICRIEEDRLILDLKAIPLSDYPSLLSAIRTVLGG, from the coding sequence ATGGCCGAAGCAATGATCCAGCAACCGAGAGATTTTCCGGCAATCGAAGAGATTCTCCAGAGCGAGCGACTGGCGAATGCTATTGCCGGGCTCCCCCGACCGGTAGCCTCGACGATCATCAAGCAGACTGTCGCCGCACTCAAAGAAAAATTAATAGAGTCGAAGAAACCGATATCCGTGGATGCGATGTTCAAGGAGATCGACAAGGCACTGGCAGTGGCGAAAGGGGCGGAGATCCGTCGCGTGATCAACGCGACCGGTATTCTGGTTCATACCAATCTGGGACGGGCGCCGTTTCCAGATGCAGTATTTGCGCAGCTTAAGGAAACCTTGACCGGTTACTGTAATGTCGAGTTTGACCTTCGGACCGGCGCACGAGGGGACCGTGGCGAGGGATGCGAAAGATATCTGGCGGAGCTTTCTGAGGCTGAGGCAGGAACGATCGTCAATAATTGTGCGGCCGCGCTCTTTCTCATTCTCAATAGCCTTGCCAACCGCAAGAATGTGCTCATTTCGCGAGGGGAGTTGGTGCAGATCGGCGGTGGTTTCCGAATTCCGGATATTCTAAAGAGGGCGGGCGCCAAGCTGGTCGAGGTTGGGACGACCAACATCACGACAGTCGCGGACTATGCATCGCATATCGATGACCAGACCGCCCTTATCCTCAAAGTACACAAGAGCAATTTTGTGCAGAGCGGGTTCTCCGAGGAAGTTCCCCTGAGAGAACTGGTGACACTTGGCAAACAGAAGAACATTCCGGTGGTGAATGATCTTGGCAGTGGTGTTTTTGTCGATACGTATTCGATCATGGGATATGCCGAGCCGACGGTTCAGCAGTCTGTTCGTTCCGGAGCAGACCTGACCTGTTTTTCCGGTGACAAGCTGTTGGGCGGAGTGCAGGCCGGTCTGATTGTCGGGAGGGCGTCGTTGATCAAATCGGTCAAGAAAAACCCGCTCTTCCGCACGATGCGGGTGGATAAGGTCGTCTTTGCGGTGGTAGAGCGATTGCTGGCGACTTACCTCAATGGCACGCAGGCGACAGATATCCCGCTATGGCAGTTTCTGGCAGTGCCGGACGCGGAATTGTACCAGCGAGGGAAATCGTTGGTACGCGATGTCGGCAATCCGGCTGGTGTCAGTGTTGAAGCCTCCAAAGTCTTTCTTGGCGGAGGTGCGTTACCTGAGAAAGAGATTCCGTCAGTCGCAGTCTGCTTCTCTAAAGAGCACAAGGCAGAGCGACTACTCGTGGCGTTTCGTCGCAATGACCCACCGATCATCTGCCGTATTGAGGAAGATCGCCTCATCCTTGACCTCAAGGCGATTCCGCTGTCAGACTATCCGTCTTTACTTTCGGCAATCCGCACTGTACTTGGAGGCTGA
- a CDS encoding M28 family peptidase: MKRIITLLAIGLALGCSATHVEPPPFDSARAFRYLEEQVAFGPRVPGSIPWQLAQEYFYSHFRQLGLKVDSQVTTFYDPYSGTEKPLVNILARAKGIDPNLPPLLFVAHYDSRPRTDRHSDPTRRTDSLPGANDGASGAAVLMELANLFAANPPACDVELLLVDGEDWGEEGDHAYYLLGSQHFARQGIHGKYRFGIVIDLIGDKDLQIFREGYSQRFNQPLNDMVWSTAKRLNLAGYQDMVRHTVIDDHLPINAGGVPAIVLIDFDYTHWHTEKDLPENCSAESLAQTGRLLAEIAYNSSLWPKQ, from the coding sequence GTGAAACGAATAATCACCCTATTGGCCATCGGGCTGGCGCTCGGATGTAGTGCCACGCACGTTGAACCGCCGCCATTCGACAGCGCGCGCGCGTTTCGTTACCTGGAAGAACAGGTGGCGTTTGGACCACGCGTTCCCGGATCGATCCCCTGGCAACTTGCCCAGGAGTACTTCTACAGCCACTTCCGGCAATTGGGGTTGAAGGTCGATTCCCAAGTGACGACCTTCTATGACCCCTACTCAGGCACCGAAAAGCCGTTGGTGAATATACTGGCGCGGGCTAAGGGAATTGACCCGAATCTTCCGCCACTCCTGTTTGTTGCCCACTATGACAGTCGACCGCGCACCGACCGACACTCCGATCCAACACGACGCACGGATTCACTGCCCGGTGCCAATGATGGTGCCTCCGGGGCGGCAGTCTTAATGGAGCTGGCCAATCTGTTTGCCGCGAATCCTCCGGCATGTGATGTTGAGTTGTTATTGGTGGACGGAGAGGATTGGGGAGAGGAGGGGGACCATGCGTACTATCTGCTTGGCTCGCAGCATTTCGCGCGTCAGGGGATCCACGGCAAATATCGGTTCGGAATAGTAATCGACCTGATCGGTGATAAGGATCTGCAGATCTTTCGGGAGGGGTATTCTCAGCGGTTTAATCAGCCTTTGAATGATATGGTCTGGTCGACAGCGAAACGACTGAATCTCGCCGGGTATCAGGATATGGTCAGGCATACGGTAATAGATGATCATCTTCCGATCAATGCCGGCGGGGTGCCCGCCATTGTGCTGATCGATTTCGATTATACCCATTGGCATACAGAGAAAGATCTTCCCGAGAACTGCTCCGCGGAGTCCCTGGCGCAAACGGGAAGGCTGCTCGCTGAAATAGCTTACAACAGCTCACTATGGCCGAAGCAATGA